CCTTCCTGTTTTTAAATTTTTTATTAGAAATAGACGCAGATCTTTTGATTATTAATATTTTCTATTTTAAAATCCATATCATATATTCCTCCAAGAATTTCTTCATCAATAATACGTTCTGTGCTACCTTCGCTAACTACCTTACCATTACTCAAGGCGACAATATGGTCAGAGTAGCAGGAGGCAAAATTGATATCATGGATCACTAAAACAATGGTTTTACCCAAGGTTTTCACCAGCCATTTTAAAATCTTCATAATTTCTACAGCATGTTTCATATCTAAATTGTTCAATGGTTCATCCAAAAGAATGTACTCTGTATTTTGAGCAATCACCATTGCGATGTAAGCCCTTTGTCTTTGACCTCCACTCAACTGATCTAGATGTTTATCTTGTATGTCCTCCAGCTTCATATAGGCTATGGCCCTATCAATATGTTCCCAATCCTCCTGCGTCAAATTTCCTTGAGAATAGGGAAAGCGCCCAAAACTCACCAGTTCTTTTATGGTTAGGCGTATGTTGATGTGGTTTGATTGCTTTAATATAGATATCTTTTTAGAAAGTGCATTATTTTCCCATGTCTCTATCTCTTTACCTTCGATCAAGACTTTCC
The sequence above is drawn from the Clostridium formicaceticum genome and encodes:
- a CDS encoding ABC transporter ATP-binding protein encodes the protein MIEIKNIVKKYGDKTVVDNVSLKIPSKKITSFIGPNGAGKSTLLSIMSRLNKKDAGKVLIEGKEIETWENNALSKKISILKQSNHINIRLTIKELVSFGRFPYSQGNLTQEDWEHIDRAIAYMKLEDIQDKHLDQLSGGQRQRAYIAMVIAQNTEYILLDEPLNNLDMKHAVEIMKILKWLVKTLGKTIVLVIHDINFASCYSDHIVALSNGKVVSEGSTERIIDEEILGGIYDMDFKIENINNQKICVYF